The DNA window CACGGCCAGTCCGGGTGTCAGGGTGCGGGTGTCGCGGGTCTCGTAATCGTCGAGGTTCGCGCCCGCTCCGTGAATACTGACGCCCAGGTCGTGCCCGGTGCGGTGCAGGAAGAACGCCTCCCACTCGGCGCCCATGGCGTCGCGGGCGGCGCGGTCGGCCATGTAACCCTGCAACTGACCCCAGCCGCTCGCGGCGTACCCGTCCTGAAGGGTGCGCAGCGCGGCGTCACGGGCGGCCGCCACGGCGTCCCAGGCACCCAGGTACTCGGGCGTGGGCGTCCCGGCGAACCCGACCCAGGTGACGTCCGCGAACGGGCGGCCCGGTTCCTGCGCCCACAGGTCGATCAGGACGCACTCGCCTTCTTTCAGGGTGGCGTGGCGTTCCGGGCTGGGTTCGTAGTGGCTGTCGGCGGCGTTCGCGCCGAAGCTCACGTTCACGGGGTGCCCGGCGCTCATGCCTGCCGCCTCGATCTGCCGCATGATCACGGCCTGCGCGTCCAGTTCCGTGACCGGCTGCCCGGCCCGCAGGCGCTCGTGAATCAGGCGGAAGGCGTCATCCTTGGCCTGCATCAGCACGCTCACGGCCCGCTCGTGCGCGGCCAGATCGTCGGCACTCCAGGCCAGGAACGACTGCAGCAGGTCCGCGCTGCTGTGAATCCCGGCGGCCCCGGCGGCCCGCACGCGCTCGATGGTCCCGGCGTCCACGCGGCTCACGTACGGGACCGCGCCGCCCGCGCTGTACTCCATCGCCAGGGTGCGGCCCTGCACGACCTCGCGCAACGCGGCGTCCAGCTGCCCGTGCGACCCGAAGGCGCGGCGCTCGGCGTTCCAGTGGCGGGTGATCTCACCCCAGGTGCCGCCCTCGATGTGGTTGTGCAGCACCACGGCCTGCCCGCTGCGCGGCACCCACACGAAGAACCGCCGGGTCAGGAACGCCCCACCGGGCAGGTTCAGGACGGTGCGGGCGTGCGGGTTCAGGCCCTGGAAGTCGTACACCAGCCAGCCGTCCAGGCTGGTCGCGGCGAGGGCCTGCTGCATGCGCGTGATCGGTGAGGTCATGCCGCCCAGCCTAACGCGGGCGCCGCGCGGGCCTGTCGGCCAGGACGGACAGCCCACGCACCCGCCGCGCAGGAACACGCCGCCCTTCCGGGAACAGGAGGGGCGGCGCGCAGACTGGAGCGTCAGTTCAGGAGAGCGGAGGAAGCTGGACCAGGAGGGGAGAGGCGCGGTGGGGGCGTCATCCACCGGCCACGCTTGACCTGCCTGCCTTCCAGTACGCGCTGTCGGGCGGGAAGGTTGCCGCGTCAGCGGTAGCGGGTGAACGCGTCGCGCGAGGCGTAGTTCTGGCGGCCGCTGCCGTCCGTGAACTGCGTCAGGGCCTGCACGTCCAGGCGGCCGCGCGTGAAGGTCATGACCAGCGTGGTGTTCGAGAAGCCCTTGGCGTACACGGCGGTGGCGGTCAGGTGGTTGGTGTCGCTGACGCTGGCGCCGTACGTGAGGACCGGCGCGCTGCCCCAGTCGCAGTCGTTGGGGTGGCAGCGGCCGAACACCTGCACGGTCAGCGGGCCGCCGCCGCTGCGGGTCACGTTGATGCGGGTGATGCCGCTCGTGGCGACGTTGCTGTTCACCCAGGTGCCCACGAAGTCGGCGGGCGCCGCCTGCGCGTGCTGCGGGAACAGGCCGCACAGGCTCAGCGCGGCCAGCAGCGCGGCGGGACGGGAAGAGCGGGGGGCGTGGGCGGCCAGAGTGCAGGTGGGCTGGGTGCGTGCGGTCATGGCGGGTCTCCTGGGTGGGTGCGCGGGGGCGGGGGAACGGGGCGGTCAAGGATTCACCGGGCTGGAATCCCGTCTGGGACGCTGTTCCTGCTGGTGAACTCAGGGTACGCGGCCCCCCGTGAGCGGCCCATGATCGCGGACCGTCAGGAAAGGGTCAGGCATGATCGGCGGCCCACCCGGCAATGAACGCTCCCGCCCGGCGTGAGGTCCGGGCGGGAGTTCTGCGCGTAGCGGGCGGCGTTCAGCTGCCGCGCGAGAAGCGGCGTTCCAGGGTGCGCTGCACGACTTCCAGCAGGCTGCTGACTGCCCAGTAGATCAGCGCCGCCGCGAGGTACGGCCCGAACGGCTCGAAGGTCCGGGCAATCACCAGTTGCGCGCTGCGCAGCAGTTCCACGACCGTGATCACGCTGACCAGCGACGTGTCCTTCACCAGTCCGATCAGGGTGTTGCTCATGCTGGGCAGCGCCACCCGCGCCGCCTGCGGCAGCACGATCAGCCGCATGGTCTGCGCCCCACTCAGGCCCAGGCTGGTCGCGGCTTCCCGCTGGCCCTTCGGGATGCTCAGGATCGCGGCGCGCATCGTCTCTGACAGGTACGCGGCGGCGTTCAGGGTCAGGGCGATCACGCCGCCCGCGACGGGATTCAGGGTGATGCCCAGGCTGGGCAGCCCGTAGTAGATGACGAAAATCTGCACCAGCAGCGGCGTGCCCCGGATGAACGACACGTACAGGCCGCTCAGGCCCCGCACCCAGCCCAGCCGGGACAGCCGGGCCAGCGCGACCAGGAATCCCAGCGGCAGGCCCAGCACCATCGCGCCCAGCGCGAAGCCCAGCGTGACGGGCAGCGCGCCCAGCAGGGTCGGCAGGGACGTCCAGGCGCTCTGAAGGACGAGTTGCAACTGTTCGGTGTTCATTCGCCCTCCGGGCTGGCTCTGGGGTATAGGCTATGCGCTCTGGGCTCTGAATCAGCCTATGTCCTTACAGCCCATAGCTCACGCCTCAGGGTTTGCTGACGTCCTGCCCGAACCACTGGCGGCTGATCTTGGCGTAGGTGCCGTCGGCCTTGATCTGTAGCAGCGCCCGGTCCACGGCGGCCTTGAGGCTGGTGTTGCTTTTCTTCATGGCGATCCCGACGGGCTGCGCGTCGCCGATGACGCCCGCGCCGCGCACGGGCAGGTTCTGGGATTTGATCAGGTACCCGACGAGCAGGCGGTCGTTGTACGCGGCGTCCAGGCGGCCGGTGGCGAGGTCCGCGAGGTACTCGGGCGCGCCGGGGTACGTGACGACGTTGATGCCGCCGGCGTCGCGCAGGCCCTTCTCGTAGTTGCTGCCCAGGCCCACGCCCACGCGTTTGCCTTTCAGGTCGGCCAGGGTCTTCGGGTTGAAGCTTCCGGTCTTCTTCACGATGATCTGCGGGCTGGAGTAAGCGTAGGGTCGGCTGAAGCCGATGGTCTTCTCGCGTTCGGGGTTGATGCCGACCTGATTGACGATCACGTCGTACTTGTTCGCCTGGAGGCCGGCGAGGATGCCGCTCCATTCGGTCAGGACGAACTCGGCTTTCAGGCCCATCTTCGCGGCGACGGCCCTGGCGATGTCCACGTCGAAGCCGGTCAGGTTGCCTTTTGCGTCGCGGTAGGTGAAGGGCGCGTAGGTGCCTTCCATGCCGATTTTCAGCACGCCTTTTTGCAGGGTGGTGGGGGCGGCCTGGGCGGTGACGGTCAGTGCGGCGGCGAGCGCCAGGGTGGTGCGGGTCAGGGTGTTCATGGTGAGACTCCTTGGAAGGGTGTGGAGGGTGGCTGGGACAGGTTGGGTGGGAAGAGGGGCTTCTTCCCGGAACGCAATAGTGTACAAAGTACATCAACTTTGATTGCGATCCGGCTTGCACAGTCCGCCCCGCAGGCCCTGAGCGTTCCCTCACGCACCCGTCAGGCCCGCAAGCACGGGTACGGTTGCCCCGGCCCCCTCCCACTACACTCGGCGCATGGCCTTCCCGGACATTCAGAGCTTCATGCGCCTCCTCGAACAGCGCGGCGAACTGATCCGCGTCACGACCCCGGTCAGCCGCGAGCTGGAAATCACCGAGATCGCCGACCGCATGGTCAAACAGGGCGGCCCGGCCCTGCTGTTCGAGAACGTGCTGGGCAGCGACTACCCGGTCGCCATCGGCCTGCTGGGCACCAAGGAACGCGTGGCGCTGGCCCTCGGCGTGGACGACCTCGACGGACTGGCCGAAAAGGTCCGGAACCTCATCGACCTGTCCGGCGGCGGCAGCAAACTGGGCCTGCTGAGCAACGTCACGAAACTCCGCGACGCCATGAACCTCCCGCCGCGCCGCGTCCGCAACGCCCCCGCGCAGGAGGTCGTGTGGCGCGGCGACGAGGTGGACCTCGCCAAGATCCCGGTGCTCAAGTGCTGGCCGCTCGACGGTGGGCCGTTCGTCACGCTGCCCCTGGTCATCACGAAGGACCCGGAAACTGGCGAGCGCAACATGGGCATGTACCGCGTGCAGGTCATGAGCAAGAACAGCACCGGCATGCACTGGCAGCGGCACAAGACCGGCACCAGACACCTGGAGAAGGCCAGGAAACTGGGGCAGCGGCTGGAGGTCGCGGTCGCCATCGGCGGCGACCCGGCCCTGATCTACGCCGCCACCGCGCCCCTGCCGCCGGTACCGGGCCTGGACGAGTTCGTCCTGGCCGGGTATCTGCGCGGCCAGCGGTACCCCGTGGCAAAGGGCGTCACGGTGGATCTGGACGTGCCCGCCAACGCCGAGTTCGTGCTGGAAGGCTACGTGGACCCCAGCGAGGACTGGGTGATGGAGGGACCGTTCGGGGATCACACCGGCTTCTACACCCTGCCGGACCTGTACCCGCACTTCCACGTCACGGCCGTCACCATGCGCCGCAATCCCGTGTACCCGGCGACCATCGTGGGCCGCCCCCCCATGGAGGACGCGTACCTGATCGAGGCGTCCGAACGGCTGTTCCTGCCCGCCGCGCAACTCATCATCCCGGAGATCGTCGATTACCACATGCCGCCCGCCGGGGTCGCGCACAACCTCGTGTTCGTCAGCATCAAGAAGTCGTATCCGGGGCAGGCGTACAAGGTCGCCAACGGCCTGTTCGGCCTGGGCCAGATGATGTTCGCCAAGGTCATCGTCGTCCTCGACGAGGACGTGACCGTCACCGATTTCGAGGCCGTGTGGCGTGAGGTGACGCAGAAGGCCGTGCCGGGCCGCGACACGCTCACCACGCGCGGCCCCATCGACGTGCTCGACCACTCCAGCCGGGGCTGGGGCTACGGCGGGAAACTCATCATCGACGCGACCACCAAACGCCCCGAGGAGGTCGGCAGCGCCGCCAGCAGCCGACCCGACCAGGCCGGGGACGTCCTGTCTCCTGAGGGCTTCACGCCCCGCGCCGCGCACGACCTGCCCACCTTCGAAGGCGTTCTCGCCCAGCGGCAGACCCCGGACGGGTACTGGCTGGTCGCGCTGCGCAAGACCCGCGGCGGACAGGCCCGCGACCTCGCCGCCGCGTTCGCCGCGCACCCGGCCGCCGCAGGCATCCGCCACCTGCTGATCTGCGACGACCAGACCGACGTGAACGACATCCAGGACGTCTGGTGGACCATCCTGAACAACATCGACGCCGAACGCGACGTGACCCTGCACGGCCACCTGCTCGCCTGGGACGGCGCGCAGAAACTCCCC is part of the Deinococcus seoulensis genome and encodes:
- a CDS encoding amino acid ABC transporter permease; protein product: MNTEQLQLVLQSAWTSLPTLLGALPVTLGFALGAMVLGLPLGFLVALARLSRLGWVRGLSGLYVSFIRGTPLLVQIFVIYYGLPSLGITLNPVAGGVIALTLNAAAYLSETMRAAILSIPKGQREAATSLGLSGAQTMRLIVLPQAARVALPSMSNTLIGLVKDTSLVSVITVVELLRSAQLVIARTFEPFGPYLAAALIYWAVSSLLEVVQRTLERRFSRGS
- a CDS encoding transporter substrate-binding domain-containing protein; this encodes MNTLTRTTLALAAALTVTAQAAPTTLQKGVLKIGMEGTYAPFTYRDAKGNLTGFDVDIARAVAAKMGLKAEFVLTEWSGILAGLQANKYDVIVNQVGINPEREKTIGFSRPYAYSSPQIIVKKTGSFNPKTLADLKGKRVGVGLGSNYEKGLRDAGGINVVTYPGAPEYLADLATGRLDAAYNDRLLVGYLIKSQNLPVRGAGVIGDAQPVGIAMKKSNTSLKAAVDRALLQIKADGTYAKISRQWFGQDVSKP
- a CDS encoding menaquinone biosynthesis decarboxylase, whose protein sequence is MAFPDIQSFMRLLEQRGELIRVTTPVSRELEITEIADRMVKQGGPALLFENVLGSDYPVAIGLLGTKERVALALGVDDLDGLAEKVRNLIDLSGGGSKLGLLSNVTKLRDAMNLPPRRVRNAPAQEVVWRGDEVDLAKIPVLKCWPLDGGPFVTLPLVITKDPETGERNMGMYRVQVMSKNSTGMHWQRHKTGTRHLEKARKLGQRLEVAVAIGGDPALIYAATAPLPPVPGLDEFVLAGYLRGQRYPVAKGVTVDLDVPANAEFVLEGYVDPSEDWVMEGPFGDHTGFYTLPDLYPHFHVTAVTMRRNPVYPATIVGRPPMEDAYLIEASERLFLPAAQLIIPEIVDYHMPPAGVAHNLVFVSIKKSYPGQAYKVANGLFGLGQMMFAKVIVVLDEDVTVTDFEAVWREVTQKAVPGRDTLTTRGPIDVLDHSSRGWGYGGKLIIDATTKRPEEVGSAASSRPDQAGDVLSPEGFTPRAAHDLPTFEGVLAQRQTPDGYWLVALRKTRGGQARDLAAAFAAHPAAAGIRHLLICDDQTDVNDIQDVWWTILNNIDAERDVTLHGHLLAWDGAQKLPEEGFVREWPPKIVMDQGVVDRVDRLWNVYGLPETLR
- a CDS encoding M24 family metallopeptidase translates to MTSPITRMQQALAATSLDGWLVYDFQGLNPHARTVLNLPGGAFLTRRFFVWVPRSGQAVVLHNHIEGGTWGEITRHWNAERRAFGSHGQLDAALREVVQGRTLAMEYSAGGAVPYVSRVDAGTIERVRAAGAAGIHSSADLLQSFLAWSADDLAAHERAVSVLMQAKDDAFRLIHERLRAGQPVTELDAQAVIMRQIEAAGMSAGHPVNVSFGANAADSHYEPSPERHATLKEGECVLIDLWAQEPGRPFADVTWVGFAGTPTPEYLGAWDAVAAARDAALRTLQDGYAASGWGQLQGYMADRAARDAMGAEWEAFFLHRTGHDLGVSIHGAGANLDDYETRDTRTLTPGLAVTIEPGTYPAARGFGIRSEIDVYLDPQAGPRVTTHTQRAPFILGQGDWAQVRADGYGEPRL